From a single bacterium genomic region:
- a CDS encoding xanthine dehydrogenase family protein subunit M, with protein sequence MIPAPFEYHSPSTVQEAIGLLERHGDEAKVLAGGHSLLPIMKFRLAQPKVVVDIGRIPGLDKIEVRGSTIAIGALATHDAVEESDVLRTRCPLLPETASVIGDMQVRNRGTIGGSLAHADPAADYPGAILALEAEIVAAGPKGTRTIPARDFFVEMLTTALAPNEIITEIRVPVTGKAAAYLKHPHPASGYAVVGVAVVLQMSGGKVQQAAIGLNGVAGKAYRASAVEQALRGKTLDEQTVAAAAARAADGVDVQADLYASSEFRAHLASVYTKRAVLKAASRAT encoded by the coding sequence ATGATCCCCGCGCCCTTTGAGTATCACTCGCCGTCGACGGTGCAGGAGGCGATCGGCCTGCTCGAACGGCACGGCGACGAGGCGAAAGTGCTGGCCGGCGGCCACAGCCTGCTGCCGATCATGAAGTTCCGGCTGGCGCAGCCGAAAGTGGTCGTGGACATCGGACGGATTCCCGGACTGGACAAGATCGAGGTCCGCGGCTCGACGATCGCGATCGGCGCGCTCGCGACGCACGACGCCGTCGAGGAGAGCGATGTGCTGCGGACGCGGTGTCCGCTGCTGCCGGAGACGGCGTCGGTCATCGGCGACATGCAGGTCCGGAACCGCGGGACGATCGGCGGCAGCCTCGCGCACGCGGATCCGGCGGCGGACTATCCCGGCGCGATTCTCGCCCTCGAGGCGGAGATCGTCGCCGCCGGCCCCAAGGGGACGCGGACCATTCCGGCGCGCGACTTCTTCGTGGAGATGCTGACCACGGCGCTCGCGCCGAACGAGATCATCACGGAGATCCGCGTGCCCGTGACCGGGAAGGCGGCGGCGTACCTGAAGCACCCGCATCCGGCCAGCGGGTACGCGGTCGTGGGCGTCGCCGTCGTGCTGCAGATGAGCGGCGGCAAGGTGCAACAGGCGGCGATCGGCCTGAACGGGGTGGCGGGCAAGGCCTACCGCGCGTCCGCCGTCGAGCAGGCACTGCGGGGCAAGACCCTCGACGAGCAGACCGTGGCGGCGGCCGCGGCCCGCGCGGCCGACGGCGTCGACGTGCAGGCGGATCTGTACGCGTCGAGCGAGTTCCGCGCCCACCTCGCGTCGGTGTACACGAAGCGCGCGGTGCTCAAGGCGGCGTCGCGGGCGACGTAG